A region of Senegalia massiliensis DNA encodes the following proteins:
- a CDS encoding ParM/StbA family protein, producing MNHNVSMDGGNSELKLLYNGKYKMQIPNVIAFPPENAYVQDKDLEGFGRDKLDVKVTKHSNEEYKETIHFALGNLTENHIESRVSKFDVEKAKDNQLHNSILASVTYLILYSEKKDGVDIRHQKDLRVNLSTGLPYSEWIDKENRTRLKKELKGIHKIEFVHPWFKQNSFPTSINLIVDRVKVNIEGETTANLLLSKKDNEFIRKNPEELIDNIVMTVDLGAFTTEIIGKQFKAISNGEEDDRYDINSELIVKHRTLQNISKGVPKGIGHAMLSVISDVENEHGASNKFSRFDIEQSLTKQGMRNGKRGYLRGTDINILVNLARHLRDLSNVIAGEIVDLLGRSGQKDKLKRVYLIGGGSKMQLVTNELKKSFKNYGYDDSLVFPVVDPNPVFANAVGYYKELIDTLENDEEESELSK from the coding sequence ATGAATCATAATGTAAGTATGGATGGAGGCAATAGTGAGTTAAAATTATTGTATAATGGAAAATATAAAATGCAAATACCTAATGTAATAGCATTTCCTCCAGAAAATGCATATGTACAGGATAAAGATTTAGAGGGATTTGGTAGAGATAAATTAGATGTTAAAGTTACAAAACATTCTAATGAAGAATATAAGGAGACAATACATTTTGCTTTGGGTAATCTAACTGAAAATCATATTGAGAGTAGAGTATCAAAATTTGATGTGGAAAAAGCTAAAGATAATCAGTTACATAACTCTATATTAGCAAGTGTTACATATCTTATATTATATAGTGAAAAGAAGGATGGTGTTGATATAAGACATCAAAAAGACTTAAGAGTTAATCTAAGTACTGGATTACCATATAGTGAGTGGATAGATAAAGAAAATAGGACTCGATTGAAGAAAGAATTAAAAGGTATTCATAAAATTGAATTTGTACATCCTTGGTTTAAACAAAACTCGTTTCCTACGTCTATAAATTTAATTGTAGACAGAGTGAAAGTAAATATAGAGGGAGAAACAACTGCAAATCTACTGTTAAGCAAAAAGGATAATGAGTTTATAAGGAAAAATCCAGAAGAATTAATAGATAATATAGTAATGACAGTTGATCTTGGGGCTTTTACAACTGAGATAATAGGAAAACAATTTAAAGCAATATCTAATGGTGAAGAAGATGATAGATATGATATTAATAGTGAGCTTATTGTGAAACACAGAACCTTGCAAAACATATCAAAGGGTGTACCAAAAGGAATAGGACATGCTATGTTATCTGTTATATCAGATGTAGAAAATGAGCATGGAGCATCAAACAAATTTTCAAGATTCGATATTGAACAATCTCTTACTAAGCAAGGTATGAGAAATGGTAAGAGAGGTTATTTAAGAGGTACAGATATAAACATATTAGTAAATTTAGCAAGACACCTAAGAGACCTTTCAAATGTTATAGCAGGTGAAATTGTTGACTTATTAGGCAGAAGTGGCCAAAAAGATAAGTTAAAAAGAGTTTATCTAATAGGTGGAGGAAGTAAAATGCAACTAGTAACAAATGAGTTAAAGAAATCATTTAAGAACTATGGCTATGATGATTCTCTAGTTTTTCCTGTTGTTGATCCAAATCCTGTGTTTGCAAATGCTGTTGGTTATTATAAAGAGTTGATTGATACTTTAGAGAATGATGAAGAAGAAAGTGAGTTAAGTAAGTAA
- a CDS encoding DUF488 family protein, N3 subclade gives MGKIVEFKKRVKSKGTIYIADNTNYLSVKADLYLLCKPYTDSLPKNSALAKELSPSLELYLLKQAKLSKAIFKTDFKEFKEKYLRELQNRIDSINAINDIKHMLNQNNTICLFDNCKLEEYCHLNILGELFQDKGYKVQYIKSKE, from the coding sequence TTGGGGAAAATAGTTGAGTTTAAGAAAAGGGTAAAATCAAAAGGTACAATATATATTGCTGATAATACAAATTATTTATCAGTAAAAGCTGATTTATATTTATTGTGTAAACCTTATACAGATAGTTTGCCTAAAAATAGTGCATTAGCTAAAGAGTTATCACCATCCTTAGAACTATATTTGTTAAAACAAGCTAAACTATCAAAAGCTATATTTAAAACTGATTTTAAAGAATTTAAAGAAAAATATCTCAGAGAACTTCAAAATAGAATTGATTCCATTAATGCAATCAATGATATAAAACATATGCTAAATCAAAACAATACAATTTGTTTGTTTGATAACTGTAAATTAGAAGAATATTGTCATTTGAATATTTTAGGTGAATTATTTCAAGATAAGGGTTATAAAGTACAATATATTAAAAGTAAGGAATGA
- a CDS encoding tyrosine-type recombinase/integrase yields MKMSELVNSYNSVDDDNFILESYIYEYEQKLFSEKKLSNKTITQIILDLHRFDRFLKVTYPKLENVKELKYMHINYYLQFCINGLMLKNKTFNKKLRAIRKLLNYLTLNKHILDYNPALKVSYLKNELERPLKHIPKNVINIIFAELSNSKYGVRDITISKFLLYTGLQLQEIMNLQINNLDLKNKKIHLLRDNEKYTFKLAAPLYKSLKEYMSLRKVLSSNKEFTNYLFISNTGKPYDSRLYQYQFKNAIIRSNIQSNYTPKHLKFSFAYYMAKKTDQDTLKKILNQDKVEHYYDLDENPFLS; encoded by the coding sequence ATGAAAATGTCTGAATTAGTTAATAGCTATAATAGTGTTGATGATGATAACTTTATACTAGAAAGTTATATTTATGAATATGAGCAAAAACTTTTCTCAGAAAAGAAATTAAGCAATAAAACTATAACTCAAATTATATTAGATTTGCATAGATTTGATAGATTTTTAAAAGTAACTTATCCAAAGTTAGAAAATGTAAAAGAACTTAAGTATATGCATATTAATTATTATCTACAATTCTGTATAAATGGATTAATGTTAAAAAATAAAACCTTTAATAAAAAGTTAAGGGCAATAAGGAAATTACTAAACTACTTAACTTTAAATAAACATATATTAGATTATAATCCTGCATTAAAAGTAAGTTACCTTAAAAATGAATTAGAAAGGCCACTTAAACATATTCCTAAAAACGTTATTAATATAATATTTGCAGAGCTTAGTAATTCAAAGTACGGTGTTAGAGATATAACTATCTCAAAATTTCTATTATACACTGGATTACAATTACAAGAAATTATGAATCTACAAATAAATAATTTAGACTTAAAGAATAAGAAAATACATTTATTAAGGGATAATGAAAAGTATACTTTTAAACTAGCAGCACCTTTATATAAAAGTCTTAAAGAATATATGAGCCTAAGAAAAGTACTATCAAGTAATAAAGAATTTACAAATTATTTATTTATCTCCAATACAGGAAAACCATATGACTCAAGATTATATCAATATCAATTCAAAAACGCTATTATAAGAAGTAATATACAAAGTAATTATACTCCAAAACATTTAAAATTCAGTTTTGCTTATTATATGGCTAAGAAAACGGACCAAGATACATTAAAAAAAATATTAAACCAAGATAAAGTAGAACATTATTACGACCTTGACGAGAATCCTTTTCTTTCTTAA
- a CDS encoding helix-turn-helix transcriptional regulator, with translation MENNNIFVVQNTEKLKEYTQKGNLLEEMIKYKTNINGEVKTFVAEGYRSIKAKIKLLPLNEVSDNNADSDLNIPTLEDYIKNKTDEVIKENNINAIDKDEDIIDETEFEFEIKVFNKEETLMVEGYLGDSKDIFIHYEDILNSIRAIVNNIVYDEKEVIKTTKRKKAKIVYNEVTVCDNCNSTDIMKDLIDYKVKVFGEKQEYDVEGYRCKNCNSKWITKEMKDNLMDRIIRTREKLRKVKEQESYKKRLENKILKLKEKNLKPIIINNVKSLREEKTTQKRIGEFLGYSEQRYGSIERNDNTPTITTVKAIADALEVSTDDLYQLEYVSKEFYDVIRNLTYDEKNHRYITIKPLEQLNTMYDETENYRQQKMQELRTIKSTNEIWLEKKDLESHNRKLKREIDNIRTSKQKDKEELIKLKKKQIETNTKAIDKLENTKEHQDIEKREQQIKDLSSKVNNIINIKRDVEKGKMGVLKKKKKDSVEKIKIKNSLEYDRNDIKNGKMKALLKYDEAITSEHFRRLKKIYDKEYNKKG, from the coding sequence ATGGAAAACAACAATATATTTGTAGTTCAAAATACTGAAAAACTAAAAGAGTATACTCAAAAAGGTAATTTATTAGAGGAAATGATAAAATATAAGACTAATATTAATGGCGAGGTTAAAACTTTTGTAGCAGAAGGTTATAGATCTATAAAAGCAAAAATAAAACTGCTACCATTAAATGAAGTTAGTGATAATAATGCTGATAGTGATTTAAATATACCAACATTAGAAGACTATATAAAAAATAAAACTGATGAAGTTATAAAAGAAAATAATATTAATGCAATAGATAAAGATGAAGATATTATAGATGAAACAGAATTTGAATTTGAAATAAAAGTATTTAATAAAGAAGAAACTTTAATGGTTGAAGGATATTTAGGAGATAGTAAGGATATTTTTATACACTATGAGGATATCTTAAATAGTATTAGAGCTATTGTAAATAATATAGTTTATGATGAAAAGGAAGTTATTAAAACTACTAAAAGAAAAAAAGCTAAGATAGTTTATAATGAGGTTACTGTTTGCGATAATTGTAATAGTACAGATATAATGAAAGACCTTATAGATTACAAAGTAAAAGTATTTGGAGAAAAACAAGAATACGATGTTGAGGGATATAGATGTAAAAATTGTAATAGCAAGTGGATAACTAAAGAAATGAAAGATAATTTAATGGATAGAATTATAAGAACTAGAGAGAAGTTAAGAAAAGTTAAAGAACAAGAATCTTATAAAAAAAGATTAGAAAATAAAATCCTTAAACTAAAGGAAAAAAATTTAAAGCCTATAATAATAAATAATGTAAAAAGTTTGAGAGAAGAAAAGACAACACAAAAAAGAATAGGGGAATTTCTTGGATATTCTGAGCAGAGATATGGCTCAATTGAAAGAAATGATAATACTCCTACTATAACAACAGTAAAAGCTATAGCTGATGCATTAGAAGTTTCAACAGATGACCTATATCAATTAGAATATGTAAGTAAAGAATTTTATGATGTTATAAGAAATTTAACTTATGATGAAAAGAATCATAGATACATTACTATAAAACCTTTAGAACAATTAAATACAATGTATGATGAAACGGAAAATTATAGACAACAAAAGATGCAAGAATTAAGAACTATAAAATCTACAAATGAGATATGGTTAGAAAAAAAAGACTTAGAAAGTCACAACAGAAAATTAAAAAGAGAGATAGATAATATAAGAACCTCTAAACAAAAAGATAAAGAAGAATTAATAAAATTAAAAAAGAAACAAATAGAAACAAATACTAAGGCTATAGACAAGTTAGAGAACACAAAAGAACATCAAGATATAGAAAAAAGAGAACAACAAATTAAAGATTTAAGTAGTAAGGTAAATAACATTATAAATATAAAAAGAGATGTAGAAAAAGGTAAAATGGGAGTCCTTAAAAAGAAAAAGAAAGATAGTGTAGAAAAGATTAAAATAAAAAACTCATTGGAATATGATAGAAATGATATAAAGAATGGAAAAATGAAAGCATTATTAAAATATGATGAAGCTATAACTTCAGAACATTTCCGAAGACTTAAAAAGATTTATGATAAAGAATATAATAAAAAAGGCTAA
- a CDS encoding type IV secretory system conjugative DNA transfer family protein: MLLFFITLAGDFFKKPSRRIQLFIFTILLTSISTVGYIIQIANTGFVSWLTAIDNIEVIPSSLLVGNIKLITFIFPLVAIIPMFTLIVEMLKEDKMKKSIRELEVNLLLPTVYKIDDTTIDIKICEDIETGEECIVPEKKTFEHTFLQGGTGSGKTATYIKPVLEQLFKKKAYLREELKKLAFESLEEGLAYLTKPVSNHWLNNNFSMELIQPKQDKREMYIKKLDKFIIGVRDKDELIYKNVTQGKKVELDTLEGDMKYIINTKIFERGLEIAAGKTQFEKEDTNRDIKLGDRFKDISIILEDSTGDDTDKEEKIVIDLPNLKGEQRYEIIVNKKGSDKIIYKDLGMAVIAPDGGLPSDTIKIANEFGVKVHKIDPTLAEIKKGGIAKFNPLKGGRADKVGDIISSILVSMDNAQGSSKSNPFFTNASIRAVRNLVILLKEIYPIMNNELDPTLRDVLDCLNDFDSVIPYVETMKEDEVKRKKWGSVISYFQTCFYPPPVDNNGKIIRGTSIGSQRKKTEESITGIINQLDNFITREEVDYILCDRENSIDLHKVIEEGECLAIATRQNELGERLGKAFALFFILSIQNVVLSRFSEDENPERPFHTIIDEFPFYINDNTKVFFTFARKYKCAVTIAIQNMAQLREISDEFRETIFTNTDTKILLPKSNLEDRKYWSEYFSTYTDFEMQTGTSSSSIFSDNPKYTETRRGTIQEKKNVSEQEINDLTFKQALYSYTDSKGRTKIGKGITDFMKINNKPKFNNFEFEKYNPIIKIKPDDNTESINDKANDKVNNYSEEEANKSQELNEEVEISFDEEDIDSMEFEETNKNKKTGVNFEEQNDIMNNEQDNEYKSQEESHESGHNNNNEEDYKIKEDQSNIEKVIEDEKDEDGKLERGYTEEINTTKLKVDKDQVLNIDDDLSDISISSQKEQTINDFDNLSNNDTLSGNESYNTSVIENEFDNEEQKETTSETDVVLDIDGIDDLESFDLEDLKNIKLENYDIKGTIEDKE, translated from the coding sequence ATGTTATTATTTTTTATAACATTAGCAGGAGATTTTTTCAAAAAACCTTCTAGAAGAATTCAATTATTCATATTTACTATCCTTTTAACATCAATTTCAACAGTAGGCTATATAATTCAAATAGCAAACACAGGTTTTGTCAGTTGGCTTACAGCTATAGATAATATAGAAGTTATACCATCTAGTTTATTAGTAGGTAATATTAAGCTTATAACATTTATATTTCCTCTTGTAGCTATAATACCAATGTTTACTTTAATAGTTGAGATGCTTAAAGAAGATAAAATGAAAAAAAGTATAAGAGAGTTAGAAGTAAATTTATTATTACCAACAGTATACAAAATTGATGATACCACAATTGATATTAAAATATGTGAGGATATTGAAACAGGCGAAGAATGTATTGTGCCAGAGAAAAAAACATTTGAACATACCTTTCTACAAGGAGGTACAGGGTCGGGAAAAACTGCAACGTATATTAAACCTGTCTTAGAGCAACTATTCAAGAAAAAGGCATACTTAAGAGAAGAATTAAAGAAGTTAGCATTTGAAAGTCTAGAAGAAGGTTTAGCTTATTTAACTAAGCCTGTAAGTAATCATTGGTTAAATAATAATTTTTCAATGGAATTAATTCAACCTAAACAAGATAAAAGAGAAATGTACATAAAAAAATTAGATAAATTCATTATAGGTGTAAGAGATAAAGATGAATTAATATATAAAAATGTAACTCAAGGAAAAAAAGTAGAACTGGATACTTTAGAAGGAGATATGAAATATATTATTAATACAAAAATCTTTGAGAGAGGATTAGAAATAGCAGCAGGAAAGACTCAGTTTGAAAAAGAAGATACTAATAGAGATATTAAACTTGGAGATAGGTTCAAGGATATAAGTATAATATTAGAAGATTCAACAGGTGACGATACTGATAAGGAAGAAAAGATAGTTATAGATCTTCCTAACTTAAAAGGTGAACAAAGGTATGAGATTATTGTTAATAAAAAAGGATCTGATAAGATCATATATAAAGATTTAGGAATGGCAGTTATTGCACCAGATGGTGGTTTACCTTCTGATACTATAAAAATAGCTAATGAATTTGGGGTAAAGGTACATAAAATTGATCCGACTTTGGCAGAAATTAAGAAAGGTGGTATAGCTAAATTTAATCCATTAAAGGGTGGCAGAGCTGATAAGGTAGGAGATATAATTTCTTCTATATTAGTAAGTATGGATAATGCACAAGGAAGTAGTAAATCAAATCCTTTTTTCACAAATGCAAGTATAAGGGCAGTTAGAAATTTAGTTATACTTTTAAAAGAGATATATCCTATCATGAATAATGAACTTGACCCTACATTAAGAGATGTATTAGATTGTCTTAATGATTTTGATAGTGTTATTCCATATGTAGAAACCATGAAAGAAGACGAAGTGAAAAGAAAAAAATGGGGAAGTGTAATAAGTTACTTTCAAACTTGTTTTTATCCTCCTCCTGTGGACAATAATGGAAAGATAATTAGAGGAACTAGTATAGGAAGTCAAAGGAAAAAAACAGAAGAAAGCATAACTGGAATTATAAATCAGTTGGATAACTTTATAACACGTGAAGAAGTTGATTATATACTTTGTGATAGAGAAAATAGTATAGATTTACATAAGGTAATAGAAGAAGGAGAATGTTTAGCAATCGCAACAAGACAAAATGAATTAGGAGAAAGGCTTGGTAAAGCATTCGCATTATTCTTTATACTCTCTATTCAAAATGTTGTTTTAAGTAGATTTTCTGAAGATGAAAATCCAGAGAGACCTTTCCATACTATAATTGATGAATTTCCTTTTTATATTAATGATAATACAAAAGTATTCTTTACATTTGCCAGAAAGTATAAGTGTGCAGTTACTATTGCAATACAAAACATGGCTCAATTAAGAGAAATATCTGATGAATTTAGAGAAACTATATTCACTAACACTGATACAAAAATACTTCTTCCAAAATCAAATTTAGAAGATAGAAAATATTGGTCAGAATATTTTAGCACATATACGGACTTTGAAATGCAAACAGGTACTTCATCAAGTTCAATATTTTCTGATAATCCTAAATATACAGAGACGAGAAGAGGTACAATTCAAGAAAAAAAGAATGTTAGTGAACAAGAGATTAATGATTTAACCTTTAAACAGGCTCTTTATAGTTATACTGATAGTAAAGGAAGAACTAAGATAGGTAAAGGAATTACTGATTTTATGAAAATAAATAATAAGCCTAAATTTAATAATTTTGAATTTGAAAAATACAACCCTATAATAAAAATCAAACCAGATGATAATACTGAATCTATAAACGATAAGGCAAACGATAAGGTTAATAATTATAGTGAAGAAGAAGCTAATAAATCACAGGAATTAAATGAAGAAGTAGAAATTAGTTTTGATGAAGAAGATATTGACTCAATGGAATTTGAAGAAACAAATAAAAACAAAAAAACAGGAGTGAATTTTGAGGAACAAAATGATATAATGAATAATGAACAAGACAATGAGTACAAAAGCCAAGAAGAAAGTCATGAGTCAGGACATAATAATAACAATGAAGAAGATTATAAAATTAAAGAAGATCAGTCTAATATTGAGAAAGTAATTGAAGATGAAAAAGATGAAGATGGTAAACTTGAAAGAGGTTATACTGAAGAAATTAATACAACAAAACTTAAAGTAGATAAGGATCAAGTATTAAACATTGATGATGATTTATCTGATATCAGTATTAGTTCTCAAAAAGAACAGACTATCAATGATTTTGATAATTTAAGTAATAATGATACTTTGTCTGGAAATGAAAGTTATAATACTTCAGTTATAGAAAATGAATTTGATAATGAGGAACAAAAAGAAACTACTTCTGAAACGGATGTTGTGTTAGATATTGATGGTATTGATGATTTAGAAAGTTTTGACTTAGAAGATTTAAAAAATATAAAATTAGAAAATTATGATATAAAAGGAACAATAGAGGATAAAGAATAG
- a CDS encoding aspartyl-phosphate phosphatase Spo0E family protein, whose translation MEIGYKQLQYDISNLRKKLEKTYINEGLSENSIFLSQKLDKLIVIHQKFKKGVEIN comes from the coding sequence ATGGAAATAGGATATAAGCAATTGCAATATGATATATCTAATCTGAGAAAAAAATTGGAAAAAACTTATATTAATGAAGGACTAAGCGAGAATAGTATATTTCTTAGTCAAAAGTTAGATAAGTTAATAGTAATACATCAAAAATTTAAAAAAGGGGTTGAAATAAATTAA
- a CDS encoding metallophosphoesterase, with protein MSFKFSLVGDMHQRKNAPANRLDDFYLTLKNKIREIVDVSYSNNVDAIIQTGDFFDNPMPSMAVTNEVIKLWLNGVDISDVIYQPYKEFTKMSAYQREYEELTNEIINIYDESNQQNNPESKEKRLYKDIELLIKDKKKQKNIITSDINNIKPKLEKKIKKVIPILLVGGNHELYGNSINTLNRTMLGFLVNLGILKLVSKKNPHLIKKNNLTCAITGTSYHNDIDSRGYESDYIIDKKLGDRHIHLIHGMLHNKDMGKIIRHTTIDQITDTLADFTYTGHEHNGFPLTQVDGKYFYNSGAIPRLNISEIERKPKIGILNMTKGDISLEEHYLKSARNGKDVLDISKKLKDKHKEEEFAEYRKAVRNVGKIEGYNVMEIINSISSNKNIKPKVRDKALEMVSNAIQKLENNQER; from the coding sequence ATGAGTTTTAAGTTTAGTTTAGTTGGTGATATGCACCAAAGGAAGAATGCTCCTGCTAATCGACTAGATGATTTCTACTTAACTTTAAAAAATAAAATAAGAGAGATAGTAGATGTTAGTTATTCAAATAATGTTGATGCAATCATTCAAACAGGAGATTTTTTTGATAATCCTATGCCATCAATGGCGGTTACAAATGAAGTAATAAAATTGTGGCTAAATGGAGTTGATATATCTGATGTGATCTATCAACCATACAAAGAATTTACTAAAATGTCTGCATATCAAAGAGAATATGAAGAACTAACAAATGAAATCATAAATATATATGATGAATCAAATCAACAGAATAATCCAGAAAGTAAAGAAAAAAGATTATATAAAGATATAGAGTTATTAATTAAAGACAAAAAGAAACAAAAAAATATTATTACTAGTGATATTAATAATATAAAGCCAAAATTAGAAAAAAAGATTAAGAAGGTTATTCCAATTCTTTTAGTTGGGGGTAATCATGAACTATATGGTAATAGTATAAATACCCTTAATAGAACTATGTTAGGTTTCCTAGTCAATCTAGGTATTTTAAAATTAGTTTCTAAAAAGAATCCTCATCTGATAAAAAAGAATAATTTAACTTGTGCTATAACAGGAACATCATATCATAACGATATAGACTCAAGAGGATATGAGAGTGATTATATAATAGATAAGAAATTAGGAGATAGACATATTCATTTGATACATGGTATGTTACATAACAAAGACATGGGAAAAATCATAAGACATACTACTATAGACCAGATAACAGATACTTTAGCTGACTTTACTTATACAGGTCATGAGCATAATGGTTTCCCTCTTACTCAAGTTGATGGAAAGTATTTTTATAATTCTGGTGCAATCCCAAGACTTAATATTAGTGAAATAGAAAGAAAACCTAAAATTGGTATCTTAAATATGACTAAAGGTGATATTAGCCTTGAAGAACATTATCTAAAATCAGCAAGAAATGGAAAAGACGTTTTAGACATTTCCAAAAAGTTAAAGGATAAGCACAAGGAAGAAGAATTTGCAGAGTACAGAAAGGCAGTTAGAAATGTAGGTAAAATAGAAGGATATAACGTAATGGAGATCATTAACTCTATATCTTCTAATAAAAATATCAAACCTAAAGTAAGAGATAAAGCTTTGGAAATGGTTTCAAATGCTATACAAAAGTTAGAAAATAATCAAGAAAGGTAA
- a CDS encoding AAA family ATPase, producing the protein MSDVQDINLLELIEETTKEYGKNNKFKYGIAENFECHKYTHIEFSDCMTTFVGESSNGKSSFMRMLDWVQYNSLRGDKHITTGERECRGIIGTINGFEVKREITPSHNRYYITHKSWEQEFILEGFGVNVPLEVSAVLGAFKVKIDDKKNNDLKINYMEQGSGWFLTSDQYTSTTKAKAVSLLYGVHFLDQSIKDTKVELNKVNKNISGNEEEIESLKLKLKQYDYLDDLKARIDKVQALYDRQVKLKTLSEKVKELNTKYIKVCYEYNKSVKLLEQININNIDGASNLIKDIAIKLNKANNLVRLDKGYSHSTKEINNADRVINEGLKLDDIDELINNISQSTNNLKILIKLNEDYVVTNRNIKTENDILKIEDNNNKANTLLNNATEKFNLIANTIPLINKYTNTKKKIGNANLVIKYSPLVSKLDGNIEKANSLIYKLNNLNSVTQPYKVVDAQLDKIRRILDESKDINKLSKRYKDATRDLNKANTLIPLKNEYNTIKAKIENTKPFIQQEDKLNRIDDSISKINNLFRVYEGVFSLKKEIMNKNKLIDEEDVTIKEKLNDLNNSICKYEEIIKQIGVCPLCRSEINDNVVDHLIVELNK; encoded by the coding sequence TTGAGTGATGTACAGGATATTAATTTACTTGAACTTATAGAAGAAACAACAAAAGAATATGGAAAAAATAATAAATTTAAATATGGAATAGCTGAAAATTTTGAATGTCACAAATATACACATATTGAGTTCTCTGATTGCATGACTACCTTTGTAGGTGAATCAAGTAATGGTAAATCATCATTTATGAGAATGTTAGATTGGGTGCAATACAATTCCCTTCGTGGTGATAAGCATATTACAACAGGAGAAAGAGAATGTAGAGGTATAATTGGTACAATTAATGGCTTTGAAGTAAAAAGAGAGATTACACCTTCTCATAATAGATATTACATTACACATAAAAGTTGGGAACAAGAATTTATATTAGAAGGTTTTGGGGTTAATGTGCCTTTGGAAGTATCTGCTGTATTAGGGGCATTTAAAGTTAAGATTGATGATAAGAAGAATAACGATTTGAAAATCAATTATATGGAGCAAGGATCTGGATGGTTTTTAACATCCGACCAATATACTTCTACTACTAAAGCAAAGGCAGTTTCTTTATTATATGGAGTCCATTTTTTGGACCAATCTATAAAAGATACTAAAGTTGAATTAAATAAAGTAAATAAGAATATATCTGGAAATGAAGAAGAAATTGAATCATTAAAGTTGAAATTAAAGCAATATGACTACCTTGATGATTTAAAAGCACGAATAGATAAGGTACAAGCACTATATGATAGACAAGTTAAATTAAAAACTCTCTCAGAGAAAGTAAAAGAATTGAATACTAAATATATAAAAGTATGTTATGAGTACAATAAATCAGTTAAGCTGCTAGAACAAATTAATATTAATAATATAGATGGTGCTAGTAATTTAATTAAGGATATTGCTATTAAATTGAATAAGGCTAATAATTTGGTTAGGTTAGATAAGGGGTACTCTCACTCTACTAAAGAAATAAATAACGCCGATAGAGTTATAAATGAAGGCTTAAAATTAGATGATATAGATGAATTAATAAATAACATTTCACAATCTACTAATAATCTCAAAATACTTATTAAACTAAATGAGGACTATGTAGTTACAAATAGAAACATAAAAACAGAAAACGATATACTTAAAATTGAAGATAATAATAATAAAGCTAATACATTATTAAATAATGCTACAGAAAAATTTAATTTAATTGCTAATACTATTCCATTGATAAATAAATACACAAACACAAAGAAAAAAATAGGAAATGCTAATTTAGTAATTAAGTATAGTCCCCTGGTATCTAAGTTAGATGGCAATATAGAAAAAGCTAACAGTTTGATATATAAACTCAACAACCTAAATAGTGTAACTCAACCTTATAAGGTGGTTGATGCTCAACTTGATAAGATAAGACGAATTTTAGATGAATCTAAAGATATAAACAAATTGTCTAAAAGATATAAAGATGCTACAAGAGATTTAAATAAAGCCAACACACTAATACCACTTAAAAACGAATACAATACTATAAAAGCTAAAATAGAGAATACAAAGCCATTTATCCAACAAGAAGATAAGCTAAATAGAATAGACGATTCTATAAGTAAAATTAACAATCTATTTAGGGTTTATGAAGGTGTATTTAGCCTTAAAAAAGAAATAATGAATAAGAATAAACTAATTGATGAAGAAGATGTAACTATTAAAGAAAAGCTAAATGATCTAAATAATAGTATTTGTAAATATGAAGAAATCATTAAGCAAATTGGAGTATGTCCTTTATGCAGAAGTGAAATTAATGATAATGTTGTAGACCATTTAATAGTTGAACTAAATAAATAA